Proteins from a single region of Echeneis naucrates chromosome 14, fEcheNa1.1, whole genome shotgun sequence:
- the kcnj6 gene encoding G protein-activated inward rectifier potassium channel 2 isoform X1, with amino-acid sequence MEQDVESPAISRQPKLPKQAREDLPKQLAELDRAKRIQRYVQKDGKCNVHHGNVRETYRYLTDIFTTLVDLKWRFNLFIFVLVYTVTWLFFGFMWWLIAYLRGDLDHIADNHWTPCVNNLNGFVSAFLFSIETETTIGYGYRVITDKCPEGIVLLLVQSVLGSIVNAFMVGCMFVKISQPKKRAETLVFSTNAVISMRDGRLCLMFRVGDLRNSHIVEASIRAKLIKSKQTKEGEFIPLNQTDINVGYNTGDDRLFLVSPLIICHEINQNSPFWEISQAHLAKEELEIVVILEGMVEATGMTCQARSSYVSSEIKWGYRFTPVLTLEDGFYEVDYNSFHDIYETNTPTCSAKELADMMSRTRLPLTWSLASKLSQQGLPESEQEGQETKTSLDNQDRSPQTERNGDIANMESESKV; translated from the exons ATGGAGCAGGATGTGGAGAGCCCGGCCATCTCCAGACAGCCCAAGTTGCCAAAGCAGGCCCGCGAGGACCTGCCGAAACAGCTGGCAGAGCTAGACAGGGCAAAGAGGATCCAGCGGTACGTCCAGAAGGATGGGAAGTGCAACGTCCATCACGGCAACGTTCGAGAGACCTACCGGTATCTGACAGACATTTTCACCACTCTGGTAGACCTCAAATGGAGGTTCAACCTCTTCATCTTTGTGTTGGTGTACACAGTGACGTGGCTCTTCTTTGGCTTCATGTGGTGGCTCATTGCTTACCTCCGGGGTGATCTGGACCATATAGCAGACAATCATTGGACTCCATGTGTCAATAACCTGAACGGGTTTGTATcagcttttctcttctccattGAGACAGAGACCACCATTGGTTATGGATATAGGGTCATTACGGACAAATGCCCCGAGGGGATAGTTCTGCTTTTAGTTCAGTCAGTGCTGGGATCTATTGTGAATGCTTTCATGGTGGGCTGTATGTTCGTTAAGATCTCTCAGCCCAAGAAGCGAGCTGAGACACTCGTGTTTTCCACCAACGCGGTCATCTCGATGAGAGATGGACGGCTGTGCCTGATGTTCAGAGTCGGAGACCTCAGAAACTCGCACATCGTTGAGGCTTCAATCAGGGCCAAGCTTATCAAGTCGAAGCAGACCAAGGAAGGGGAGTTCATCCCCCTGAACCAGACGGACATAAATGTGGGTTACAACACAGGCGACGACAGGCTCTTCCTCGTGTCGCCACTCATCATCTGCCATGAGATAAACCAGAACAGTCCTTTCTGGGAGATCTCACAGGCCCACCTGGCCAAGGAAGAGCTGGAAATTGTTGTGATTCTGGAGGGGATGGTCGAGGCCACCG GTATGACGTGCCAGGCGAGGAGTTCATATGTCAGCAGTGAGATCAAGTGGGGCTACCGCTTCACTCCAGTCCTGACCCTGGAAGACGGCTTCTATGAAGTGGACTACAACAGTTTCCATGACATCTACGAAACCAACACACCCACCTGCAGTGCCAAAGAGCTGGCTGACATGATGAGCCGCACCCGCTTGCCCCTAACCTGGTCTCTGGCCAGTAAGCTAAGCCAGCAAGGGCTGCCAGAGTCTGAGCAGGAGGGACAGGAGACCAAGACCAGCCTGGACAACCAGGACAGGAGCCCGCAGACTGAGAGGAATGGCGACATCGCCAATATGGAGAGCGAGTCCAAAGTCTAG
- the kcnj6 gene encoding G protein-activated inward rectifier potassium channel 2 isoform X2 encodes MEQDVESPAISRQPKLPKQAREDLPKQLAELDRAKRIQRYVQKDGKCNVHHGNVRETYRYLTDIFTTLVDLKWRFNLFIFVLVYTVTWLFFGFMWWLIAYLRGDLDHIADNHWTPCVNNLNGFVSAFLFSIETETTIGYGYRVITDKCPEGIVLLLVQSVLGSIVNAFMVGCMFVKISQPKKRAETLVFSTNAVISMRDGRLCLMFRVGDLRNSHIVEASIRAKLIKSKQTKEGEFIPLNQTDINVGYNTGDDRLFLVSPLIICHEINQNSPFWEISQAHLAKEELEIVVILEGMVEATGMTCQARSSYVSSEIKWGYRFTPVLTLEDGFYEVDYNSFHDIYETNTPTCSAKELADMMSRTRLPLTWSLASKLSQQGLPESPQTERNGDIANMESESKV; translated from the exons ATGGAGCAGGATGTGGAGAGCCCGGCCATCTCCAGACAGCCCAAGTTGCCAAAGCAGGCCCGCGAGGACCTGCCGAAACAGCTGGCAGAGCTAGACAGGGCAAAGAGGATCCAGCGGTACGTCCAGAAGGATGGGAAGTGCAACGTCCATCACGGCAACGTTCGAGAGACCTACCGGTATCTGACAGACATTTTCACCACTCTGGTAGACCTCAAATGGAGGTTCAACCTCTTCATCTTTGTGTTGGTGTACACAGTGACGTGGCTCTTCTTTGGCTTCATGTGGTGGCTCATTGCTTACCTCCGGGGTGATCTGGACCATATAGCAGACAATCATTGGACTCCATGTGTCAATAACCTGAACGGGTTTGTATcagcttttctcttctccattGAGACAGAGACCACCATTGGTTATGGATATAGGGTCATTACGGACAAATGCCCCGAGGGGATAGTTCTGCTTTTAGTTCAGTCAGTGCTGGGATCTATTGTGAATGCTTTCATGGTGGGCTGTATGTTCGTTAAGATCTCTCAGCCCAAGAAGCGAGCTGAGACACTCGTGTTTTCCACCAACGCGGTCATCTCGATGAGAGATGGACGGCTGTGCCTGATGTTCAGAGTCGGAGACCTCAGAAACTCGCACATCGTTGAGGCTTCAATCAGGGCCAAGCTTATCAAGTCGAAGCAGACCAAGGAAGGGGAGTTCATCCCCCTGAACCAGACGGACATAAATGTGGGTTACAACACAGGCGACGACAGGCTCTTCCTCGTGTCGCCACTCATCATCTGCCATGAGATAAACCAGAACAGTCCTTTCTGGGAGATCTCACAGGCCCACCTGGCCAAGGAAGAGCTGGAAATTGTTGTGATTCTGGAGGGGATGGTCGAGGCCACCG GTATGACGTGCCAGGCGAGGAGTTCATATGTCAGCAGTGAGATCAAGTGGGGCTACCGCTTCACTCCAGTCCTGACCCTGGAAGACGGCTTCTATGAAGTGGACTACAACAGTTTCCATGACATCTACGAAACCAACACACCCACCTGCAGTGCCAAAGAGCTGGCTGACATGATGAGCCGCACCCGCTTGCCCCTAACCTGGTCTCTGGCCAGTAAGCTAAGCCAGCAAGGGCTGCCAGA GAGCCCGCAGACTGAGAGGAATGGCGACATCGCCAATATGGAGAGCGAGTCCAAAGTCTAG
- the rabgef1 gene encoding rab5 GDP/GTP exchange factor gives MSQRTERRGIHVDQSDLLCKKGCGYYGNAAWQGLCSKCWREEYHRVRQKQIQDDWVLAEKLQREEEAAYASSHGVQAQSHAQSTPPHPGHTSLGPFSKFEEKKTNEKTRKVTTVKKFFSPSSRSAPKKETPEGKTTSPSISRHASFETDQVSRDFVDFLKTLQKPGREIHKQCRSFIVNMSSKKELGADELSECVQDFYQNMADRLMSYLKGSSDSVEQVMDQVEKYIMTRLYKSVFCPETSDDENKDLATQNRIRALHWVTIQMLCVSMDEEIPEVSENVVKAITDIIEMDSKRVPRDKLACITRCSKHIFSAIRITKNEPASADDFLPALIYIVLKANPPRLQSNIQYITRFCNPSRLMTGEDGYYFTNLCCAAAFIEKLDAQSLNLSPEEFERYMSGQASPRCNSSEVDWAHTGSTVGVTATNPVLAQLNQNLELLSGLSSKQEKLMEAAQSLQADVLAWPKIVEREVQTILEKYPLEILSCTVSAIDANNLDDDNLPPPLTPQVFAG, from the exons ATGAGTCAGCGGACAGAGCGACGAGGGATACATGTGGACCAATCAGACCTGCTGTGCAAAAAGGGATGTGGTTACTACGGTAACGCAGCATGGCAAGGTCTGTGCTCCAAGTGCTGGAGGGAAGAGTACCACCGGGTTCGGCAGAAACAGATTCAGGATGACTGGGTCTTGGCAGAAAA GCTGCAacgagaggaggaggcagcatATGCCAGTAGTCATGGCGTGCAGGCCCAGTCCCATGCACAGTCCACACCACCACACCCTGGGCATACCTCTCTGGGACCCTTCTCCAAGTTTGAGGAGAAGAAAACCAATGAGAAGACACGAAAGGTGACTACTGTTAAGAAGTTCTTCAGCCCCTCATCACGTAGTGCTCCTAAGAAAG AAACCCCAGAGGGCAAGACAACCAGTCCATCCATTAGCCGCCATGCCAGCTTTGAAACGGACCAGGTGTCCAGGGACTTTGTGGACTTTTTAAAAACCCTCCAGAAGCCGGGCAGAGAGATCCATAAGCAGTGTCGATCCTTCATAGTGAACATGTCCAGCAAGAAG GAACTCGGTGCTGATGAACTGTCAGAGTGTGTTCAGGACTTCTACCAAAACATGGCTGACCGCTTGATGAGTTATTTAAAAG GCTCTTCAGATTCTGTGGAGCAGGTGATGGACCAAGTGGAGAAGTACATCATGACTCGTCTGTATAAGAGTGTGTTCTGTCCAGAAACCAGTGACGATGAGAACAAGGATTTGGCCACTCAGAACAGGATAAG GGCTTTACACTGGGTGACCATTCAGATGCTCTGTGTGTCTATGGATGAGGAAATCCCTGAAGTCTCTGAGAATGTGGTCAAAGCAATAACAG ATATCATTGAGATGGATTCGAAGAGGGTTCCTCGAGACAAACTTGCGTGTATCACACGCTGCAGTAAACACATCTTCAGTGCCATTAGGATCACCAAGAATGAGCCCGCCTCTGCTGATGACTTTCTCCCTGCGCTTATTTACATTGTGCTCAAGGCTAACCCTCCACGCCTTCAGTCCAACATCCAGTACATCACCCGCTTCTGCAACCCCAGCAGGCTGATGACCGGAGAGGATGGATACTACTTCACCAATCTG tgctGTGCAGCTGCCTTCATTGAGAAGTTGGATGCTCAGTCTCTCAACCTTTCCCCGGAGGAATTTGAGCGTTACATGTCTGGCCAAGCTTCACCACGATGCAACAGCTCAGAGGTTGACTGGGCCCACACTGGGTCGACAGTTGGCGTGACCGCCACCAACCCAGTTTTGGCTCAGCTTAATCAAAATCTGGAGCTACTGTCAGGcctcagcagcaaacaggagAAGCTGATGGAGGCTGCCCAGAGCCTGCAGGCCGACGTCCTCGCCTGGCCCAAGATTGTAGAGCGGGAGGTCCAAACCATCTTGGAGAAATATCCTCTGGAGATTCTGTCTTGCACAGTTTCTGCTATTGATGCCAACAACTTGGACGACGACAACCTGCCGCCGCCCCTCACACCCCAGGTGTTTGCTGGGTAG